Proteins from a genomic interval of Debaryomyces hansenii CBS767 chromosome E complete sequence:
- a CDS encoding DEHA2E14564p (similar to ca|CA3713|CaOPS4 Candida albicans CaOPS4 opaque - phase specific protein OP4 precursor (by homology)), with amino-acid sequence MKLSQTTLFAILASSAFVSAAPAAVVAENSLVTRGDANEILEILSSLKQVNEKRDLVSESESFELSKRADGLVTELVAALASSGVIADVWDTLTQDETLKSEILNIVKTTVKAALVQGPALLKAIWDSGLISKLFHDILNDSDLRSVLLKVAKSLFSNALNLLKAYKSGSSGSSTTATTAVAVALSTDNSAATGSSSSGSDVDISGIPSPSEYNSGAKRDFIDGEFLDKRDVASIVVTVAKQIKDSGLVSSLIQKVMADPEKSITFLTSLLKKGFVLAEDLIGWAKNSGLLNEALEYLEKNGGQYSSALASFLGDQIESGNVTASDIDNAGTSSALTGTTIATTAVNTQITTAATTATTLQQVRRAY; translated from the coding sequence ATGAAATTATCCCAAACTACCCTCTTTGCTATCTTAGCTTCATCTGCGTTCGTTTCTGCCGCTCCAGCTGCAGTCGTTGCTGAAAACTCACTCGTTACCAGAGGTGATGCcaatgaaattttagaaattttatcatcGCTTAAGCAAGTCAACGAAAAGAGAGACCTCGTCTCTGAAAGTGAATCTTTCGAACTCTCTAAGAGAGCTGATGGCTTGGTTACCGAATTAGTTGCTGCTTTAGCTTCTTCTGGTGTTATTGCCGATGTTTGGGATACTTTGACCCAAGACGAAACTCTCAAATCTGAAATCCTTAATATTGTTAAGACTACCGTCAAGGCTGCTCTTGTCCAAGGTCCAGCTTTACTTAAGGCTATTTGGGATTCCGGTTTAATCTCTAAGCTTTTCCATGATATTCTTAATGACAGTGACTTACGTTCTGTTTTACTTAAGGTTGCTAAGTCACTCTTCTCAAATGCCCTTAACTTATTAAAGGCTTACAAATCAGGTTCATCTGGATCTAGTACCACCGCTACTACTGCTGTTGCCGTTGCTCTTAGCACTGACAATTCTGCTGCTACTGGTTCCTCATCCAGTGGAAGCGATGTTGATATCAGTGGAATTCCTTCCCCATCCGAATACAACTCAGGTGCTAAGCGTGACTTCATTGATGGCGAATTCTTAGACAAGAGAGATGTTGCTTCCATAGTTGTCACTGTTGCCAAGCAAATTAAGGATTCCGGTTtagtttcttctttaattcaaaaGGTTATGGCAGACCCAGAAAAGTCTATTACCTTTTTGACCAGTCTTTTAAAGAAGGGTTTCGTTCTTGCTGAAGATCTTATTGGCTGGGCCAAAAACTCGGGCCTTCTTAATGAAGCTCTTGAATACTTGGAAAAGAACGGTGGTCAATACAGTAGTGCTCTTGCTTCTTTCCTTGGTGATCAAATTGAAAGTGGTAATGTTACTGCTTCTGATATTGACAATGCTGGTACATCATCTGCTCTTACAGGTACCACTATTGCAACCACAGCTGTCAACACCCAAATTACTACTGCTGCTACTACTGCTACTACTTTACAGCAAGTTAGAAGAGCATATTAA
- a CDS encoding DEHA2E14586p (similar to uniprot|P29465 Saccharomyces cerevisiae YBR023C CHS3 Chitin synthase III catalyzes the transfer of N-acetylglucosamine (GlcNAc) to chitin), with amino-acid sequence MSYRNSTSSSKYQEFDPESGEISRKRSLIKPERRNIDPNHPRFHYTQVANQESDHLKIQPSSTGLEPQTSNDGLHASTSYQGNSVSEEEGIPLMDIRETNDSNETPNLKGGREVFGLNDEIDDYNNSPSKKNVISRPLKAAYLEEEKKPKHDIYFWKVYCYVITFWAPAPFLKLFGLRNKQSQFAWREKMGLISCILYIGAFVAYLTFGFTKTVCSSTRVRTQINHVSDGYLIINGRAFDLTSSQHPKAAGIESGANVLYPPLAAGGKDASFLFQNVNGNCKDLITPRDNCTIPTNDDNELAWYMPCRLFNQDGSSSPNFTKAYYDGWACHTSSSARNAYYDMEVNGDVYFTWEDLKNSSRNLVVYSGNVLDLDLVDWIQSTDVEYPQLFDKLRDDETYKGLDISLVLTNSDERKAARCLTEIIKVGTIDTETIGCIASQIVLYVSLVFILSVVIAKFLMACYFKWGISTKQGATDLDNKSMFERNKEIENWVDNPTANGPISTVPVKARANYKTAKTNRQTVFKKGNRLSLAPNNELSQYYDNADHISKNFKYTTMTTQAAFIGRNKNKSLTKTNTRSSMLLSDDRASSMDMLNRPGSLYNPFEGFEDYPVNGLSPDIIHPDVVPQPPVEYQPFGMPLAHTINLVTCYSEDEEGLRTTMDSVATTDFPNSHKLIFVVCDGIIKGSGNDLTTPEIALSMMTDFTIPPEDVKPYSYVAVAQGSKRHNMAKVYAGFYRYNDETVPPEKQQRVPVLTVVKCGTVDEADAAKPGNRGKRDSQIILMSFLQKVMFDERMTDLEYEMLNSIWRVTGLMAEFYEIVLMVDADTKVYPDSLTHMVAEMVKDPMIMGLCGETKISNKSTTWVTAIQVFEYYISHHQAKAFESVFGGVTCLPGCFCMYRIKAPKGSDGYWVPILANPDIVERYSDNVVDTLHRKNLLLLGEDRYLSSLMLRTFPKRKQVFVPKAACKTIVPEQFKVLLSQRRRWINSTVHNLMELVLVNDLCGTFCFSMQFVIFIELVGTLVLPAAICFTIYVIIVAIISTPTPIMSLVLLAVIFGLPSMLIVVTVSSWTYVVYFFIYLIALPIWNFVLPSYAFWKFDDFSWGETRTVAGGDKGDHSVEEGKFDSSHIVMKRWREFERDRRNQESGLAVPGATWDPSNTEKFNDEDYSEESTASP; translated from the coding sequence ATGTCTTACAGAAACAGTACGAGTTCGAGCAAGTATCAGGAATTTGACCCTGAATCGGGCGAGATCTCTAGAAAAAGGTCGTTGATTAAGCCGGAAAGGAGAAATATAGATCCCAACCATCCAAGATTCCATTATACCCAGGTTGCGAACCAGGAATCTGATCATCTCAAGATCCAGCCGTCGTCCACAGGTCTAGAACCACAAACCTCGAATGATGGATTACATGCGAGCACGTCTTACCAAGGAAACTCCGTAAGCGAGGAAGAAGGTATTCCATTGATGGATATCCGCGAGACCAACGACTCGAACGAAACCCCCAACTTGAAGGGCGGGAGAGAGGTGTTTGGATTGAATGATGAGATTGACGATTACAACAACAGTCCTAGTAAGAAAAATGTCATTTCCAGACCTCTTAAGGCTGCCTATTTAGAAGAGGAGAAGAAGCCAAAGCATGATATCTACTTCTGGAAGGTTTACTGTTATGTTATAACCTTCTGGGCTCCGGCGCCTTTTTTGAAGTTGTTTGGTTTACGAAACAAACAAAGTCAGTTCGCATGGAGAGAAAAAATGGGGTTGATTTCGTGTATCTTGTACATTGGTGCATTTGTGGCATACTTAACTTTTGGATTTACTAAGACTGTTTGTTCTAGTACAAGAGTTAGAACCCAGATTAACCATGTTAGTGACGGTTACTTGATTATTAACGGAAGAGCTTTTGATTTGACATCTTCTCAACATCCAAAGGCTGCTGGTATCGAGTCTGGTGCCAATGTTTTATATCCACCATTAGCTGCTGGCGGGAAGGATGCGTCATTTCTCTTTCAGAATGTCAATGGTAATTGTAAAGACCTAATTACGCCAAGGGATAACTGTACCATACCaacaaatgatgataatgaattagcTTGGTATATGCCTTGTCGTTTATTCAACCAAGATGGTTCTTCCAGTCCCAATTTCACTAAAGCATATTACGATGGTTGGGCGTGTCATACAAGCTCATCCGCAAGAAATGCGTATTATGATATGGAAGTTAATGGGGATGTTTATTTTACATGGGAAGATCTCAAGAATAGTTCTAGGAATTTAGTGGTTTATTCTGGGAACGTTTTGGACCTTGACTTAGTTGATTGGATTCAATCAACGGACGTTGAATATCCGCAACTTTTTGATAAGTTGAGAGATGATGAAACTTACAAAGGtcttgatatttctttggtGTTGACTAACAGTGACGAAAGGAAAGCAGCAAGATGTTTGACAGAAATTATAAAGGTTGGTACCATCGATACTGAGACTATTGGTTGTATTGCGTCACAGATCGTTTTATACGTTTCTTTGGTCTTCATTTTATCTGTCGTTATTGCAAAGTTTTTAATGGCTTGTTATTTTAAATGGGGAATATCTACGAAGCAAGGTGCGACTGACCTTGATAACAAGTCTAtgtttgaaagaaataagGAAATCGAAAATTGGGTTGACAATCCAACTGCCAACGGACCTATCAGTACAGTTCCAGTGAAAGCAAGAGCTAATTACAAAACCGCTAAGACTAATAGACAAACTGTTTTCAAAAAGGGTAACAGACTTTCATTAGCtccaaataatgaattatcgCAATATTATGATAACGCTGATCATATATCTAAAAACTTTAAATACACCACCATGACTACACAGGCTGCATTTATTGGCCGTAATAAGAACAAGTCATTAACAAAAACGAATACAAGACTGTCCATGTTATTATCTGATGATCGTGCTTCATCGATGGATATGTTAAATAGACCAGGTTCACTCTACAATCCTTTCGAGGGGTTTGAAGATTATCCAGTAAATGGTTTATCACCTGATATTATTCATCCTGATGTCGTGCCACAACCCCCAGTTGAATATCAACCATTTGGTATGCCTTTAGCTCACACGATTAATTTGGTTACATGTTATTCAGAAGACGAAGAGGGTTTACGTACCACAATGGACTCAGTTGCAACTACCGATTTCCCAAATTCTCATAAGTTGATTTTTGTAGTCTGTGATGGTATAATTAAAGGTTCCGGTAATGATTTAACAACTCCTGAAATAGCCTTAAGTATGATGACAGATTTCACTATTCCGCCGGAAGACGTAAAGCCATATTCATATGTAGCTGTTGCTCAAGGTAGTAAGCGTCATAACATGGCAAAAGTTTACGCTGGATTCTACAGATATAATGATGAGACTGTTCCACCTGAAAAACAACAAAGAGTTCCTGTTTTAACTGTAGTCAAATGTGGTACTGTTGATGAAGCTGATGCAGCTAAACCAGGTAACAGAGGTAAACGTGATtctcaaattattttaatgTCATTTTTGCAAAAAGTTATGTTTGATGAAAGAATGACAGATTTGGAATATGAAATGCTTAACAGTATTTGGAGAGTCACAGGATTAATGGCTGAGTTTTATGAAATCGTTCTAATGGTTGATGCAGATACGAAAGTATATCCAGACAGTTTAACGCACATGGTAGCGGAAATGGTTAAGGACCCAATGATCATGGGATTGTGCGGTGAAACTAAGATTTCCAATAAGTCGACAACTTGGGTTACTGCTAttcaagtttttgaatattatatcTCTCATCACCAAGCCAAAGCTTTCGAATCAGTTTTTGGTGGTGTCACATGTCTACCTGGTTGTTTCTGTATGTATCGTATCAAAGCTCCAAAGGGATCAGATGGATATTGGGTTCCAATTTTAGCAAATCCTGATATTGTTGAAAGATATTCTGATAACGTTGTGGACACATTACACAGaaagaatttattattattgggTGAAGATCGTTACCTTTCCTCATTGATGTTGAGGACCTTCCCTAAAAGAAAACAAGTTTTTGTACCGAAGGCAGCTTGTAAGACGATTGTTCCTGAACAATTTAAAGTTTTGTTATCCCAACGTCGTCGTTGGATTAATTCCACGGTGCATAACTTGATGGAATTAGTTTTGGTTAATGATTTATGTGGTACTTTCTGTTTTTCGATGCAATTCgttatttttattgaattggTGGGTACGTTGGTCTTACCAGCTGCGATTTGTTTCACAATTTATGTTATCATCGTTGCTATTATTTCGACACCAACTCCGATCATGTCATTAGTTCTTTTGGCTGTCATATTCGGTTTACCTAGTATGTTAATTGTTGTCACAGTCTCTTCATGGACCTATGTcgtttatttcttcatttatcTTATTGCTTTACcaatttggaattttgTTTTGCCAAGTTATGCCTTCTGgaaatttgatgatttcagTTGGGGTGAAACTAGAACTGTTGCTGGTGGTGATAAAGGTGATCATAGTGTAGAGGAGGGTAAATTCGATTCATCGCATATTGTTATGAAGCGTTGGAGAGAATTTGAAAGGGACCGTAGAAACCAGGAATCTGGCCTTGCTGTTCCAGGTGCAACATGGGATCCATCAAATACCGAAAAGTTTAATGATGAGGACTATTCTGAAGAATCCACTGCTTCTCCATGA
- a CDS encoding DEHA2E14608p (similar to uniprot|P48563 Saccharomyces cerevisiae YNL297C MON2 Peripheral membrane protein with a role in endocytosis and vacuole integrity and similar to ca|CA3709|IPF7880 Candida albicans IPF7880 unknown function) codes for MSTVQQLINDLSNLASESKRRNSEIRHACDKAITDLKSYQPQEKIHDISQNEIKMDILKPFLISCNTGNAKFATISIPIIHKLIIGEIIPVECLNELLDSLKEATNLATDIQLRILQCLPTLMQNYNRFITNSQLLKLLGICSSLTASNKSTVVINTASATLQQLFSNVYDKIEEGGNLKNELKIDNDETIKINDSSLEGFKIFNDLCGLIENEKPAYFTEFINIKSSSVLEIIESILSNHKGLFDRHQELCFLVRVKIIPALLRILNAPTQSFPMTIRTIRIFHVLLASQLDNLEVESEIVLSFLNHMLINGNNDPAEKTNWVKITVLEMFRGLFSDFSVIQSIYDKYDNNPKKKNVIQELMSILCTYLSHNAYIMNDVVKPPPTSISQNQSPSNQHTYLSKQSSNMKISILDHLDKQESPVSIPPNYPIYLTFSVLLTYTDGIAKFVNNLSDESNSTGLEAKVEFVTSLIENTYPEVSSLFERFIYSYIDNDGFHQLIRTLQKFTHATGLLGLGSLRDGLLGMLSKAIIKNTSKNETKANQPGNSGLQEQGKQLFALGESVVESFSSSLQKHSSDHNLSSQPQSQIKSRSFNSRQVICLRALANLAVSLGSTLQNSWSIIWITFQWCDYYMNGPDEYSGYLNKNMKFTNDMLPKLTASDLNNIEISKKKFFESINEYQLESFHELIAALTNLSDEAFSSAQKEKTKELETANDNGKDTSQIISDQMIVCPYNKVYYLKMLGNICQINPNKFLIENDKSWNLICDYFINLGAERGSNIGYKLRIYIVNTFDGIIKDITHEGFESTESSINVKTSQKSLDGLRGFLDKLFKLGLPNELLVLNCETEMHLLVLTTLHELIDKFDKYYQNSWHTVFRILNTSFRSAESDNEDNNLKEKVRLVIDSSFNTLKLILDEFMSTLPFDQMHILIETLYNFCHQKYDLNISFSSVSYFWLISDSLKSKILSTKETQEFNFVIKTDAELIRIIENEPKENQTFYKLLDIYLVSTLSKLSTDSRAQVRDGAIQTFFQIIDVHGSLLPSWDLIYEIVLPTLLNLEIDLDNSKFNKKEWIESLNLILSGLVSLYGKFMMDFGHSERQQTLKYFWEGLIKYFNRLLGLKWVDLNLKSFKSFHDLLVPFDNIPNTDTEEVRSLLFEFWVNVPVEYDFVNPLYQDSLSNLMKCFPPLYKIIKDSLDVEKINTIINMLNRCARYPVLPSAHLDNVRPSQLQKSVIDNLECIDSKDPYVRSCVIQQLSSIVVYPFGTKMRIEQKLGAKLKDKVTIPTFIAVSHLSMLLLREKLNEVDDYKILLKEKTISRLFKSLLEVIKMKATGIEKRDYTPLWIEANHVLKFITSKLVKDNLAHLRDDQNATELWKLIITGVNICFESETDPQQETVNINQYFELSDIVLPALMTDTKNETLMIDFIENVYHKSFLYKNNDIEDSIQSSTDTISEFTSALANFNFDTSFGSAKTLDIYSNRKTRVMCLQELIKFSHSNVDSTKGLRELSLQYFVCRAAFIFRRFISEQMLLHKSPFPKIQQEELLIAMDGILGVQKTLRTPEDGEIFDVLYVLLTKSIPFASRIDRLDSMLAIALQSFSRRSS; via the coding sequence ATGAGTACTGTGCAACAGCTCATTAATGACTTGAGTAATTTGGCTTCCGAGTCGAAGAGACGGAATAGTGAAATTAGACATGCGTGTGATAAGGCTATTACagatttgaaaagttaTCAACCCCAAGAAAAGATCCATGATATTTCACAGAACGAAATCAAAATGGATATACTAAAACCATTCTTGATATCTTGTAATACTGGAAATGCTAAGTTTGCCACAATATCGATTCCGATTATTCATAAGTTAATTATAGGTGAAATAATACCCGTGGAATGCTTGAATGAGTTGTTAGATTCGTTGAAAGAAGCTACTAATTTGGCAACAGATATCCAGCTAAGGATCTTACAATGTTTACCAACGCTCATGCAGAATTACAATCGGTTTATTACAAATTctcaattattgaagctATTGGGGATTTGTTCAAGCTTGACAGCTAGCAATAAATCCACCGTCGTGATTAATACAGCATCAGCCACTTTACAGCAATTATTTAGTAATGTGTATgataagattgaagaaggaGGCAACCTTAAGAATGAGTTGAAAATTGACAACGATGAAACCATAAAGATTAACGATTCATCTTTGGAAGggttcaaaatatttaatgatttatgtGGACTAATTGAGAATGAGAAACCAGCATATTTTACcgaatttataaatataaagtcCTCATCGGTGCTAGAGATTATAGAGAGCATTTTGTCAAATCATAAAGGTCTATTCGACAGGCATCAGGAATTGTGTTTTTTGGTGAGAGTCAAGATAATCCCGGCATTATTAAGAATACTAAATGCGCCTACCCAGAGCTTTCCTATGACTATTCGAACCATCCGGATATTTCATGTGCTATTAGCATCCCAACTCGATAATTTAGAAGTCGAAAGTGAAATTGTTCTATCATTTTTGAACCATATGTTGATCAATGGCAATAACGACCCAGCCGAAAAGACAAACTGGGTAAAAATCACAGTTTTGGAGATGTTTCGTGGTTTATTTTCGGATTTCAGTGTTATACAATCTATCTATGATAAGTATGACAATAAcccgaagaagaagaatgtcATTCAAGAATTAATGTCTATCTTATGCACTTATTTGCTGCATAATGCGTACATAATGAATGATGTTGTGAAGCCTCCACCTACCTCAATATCTCAAAATCAGTCTCCATCAAACCAACATACTTATTTATCGAAGCAATCTTcgaatatgaaaatatctATACTTGACCATTTAGATAAACAAGAATCGCCAGTTTCAATTCCGCCAAACTATCCAATATATTTGACTTTTTCTGTTTTATTAACTTATACAGATGGCattgcaaaatttgttaataatttatctgATGAATCTAACCTGACAGGACTAGAAGCAAAGGTTGAATTCGTTACATCCTTAATCGAAAATACATATCCAGAGGTATCGTCCTTATTTGAAAggtttatttattcttatattgataatgacggatttcatcaattaataagAACCTTACAGAAATTTACACACGCGACTGGATTGCTAGGGCTTGGTAGCTTAAGAGATGGATTATTAGGTATGCTTTCGAAAGCGATAATTAAGAATACCAGTAAGAATGAAACAAAAGCTAATCAACCGGGTAACAGTGGACTTCAAGAACAAGGCAAGCAGCTATTTGCACTTGGAGAGTCTGTTGTTGAATCGTTTAGCTCGTCTCTTCAAAAACATTCATCAGATCACAATCTTTCGTCACAACCGCAATCACAAATTAAATCCAGAAGCTTCAATTCAAGACAGGTTATTTGTTTACGGGCATTGGCAAATCTAGCTGTTTCTTTGGGGTCAACCTTACAAAATCTGTGGTCTATCATATGGATAACCTTTCAATGGTGTgattattatatgaatGGGCCAGATGAATATAGTGGATATCTTAAtaagaatatgaaattcACGAATGACATGTTACCTAAGCTAACTGCAAGtgacttgaataatatcgaaatttccaaaaagaAATTCTTCGAAAGTATCAATGAGTACCAACTAGAGTCGTTCCATGAATTGATAGCTGCGCTAACCAATTTGTCTGATGAAGCCTTTAGTAGCGCTCAGAAAGAAAAAACGAAAGAGCTAGAAACTGCGAATGACAATGGCAAAGATACGAGTCAGATTATTAGCGATCAAATGATTGTATGTCCTTACAATAAGGTATATTATCTCAAAATGTTAGGAAATATTTGCCAGATTAACCCTAATAAATTTCTCATTGAGAATGACAAGTCATGGAATCTTATATgtgattattttattaatttaggTGCTGAAAGAGGTAGTAATATAGGATATAAGCTCAGGATTTATATTGTTAACACGTTTGATGGTATCATTAAGGATATAACCCATGAAGGGTTTGAGTCTACTGAAAGCTCTATCAATGTCAAAACATCCCAAAAATCCTTAGATGGGTTGAGAGGATTCCTTGACAAGTTGTTTAAATTAGGTCTTCCGAATGAGTTATTAGTTCTCAATTGTGAGACTGAAATGCATTTACTAGTTTTAACCACATTAcatgaattaattgataaattcgATAAGTATTATCAAAACTCGTGGCATACAGTGTttagaattttgaatactTCGTTCAGATCTGCAGAATCGGATAATGAAgacaataatttgaaagaaaaagtgAGGCTTGTGATAGATTCATCGTTTAATACATTGAAGCTAATTTTGGATGAATTTATGTCCACATTGCCTTTTGATCAAATGCatattttgattgaaaCGTTGTATAATTTCTGTCATCAAAAatatgatttgaatatttcgTTCAGCTCAGTTAGTTACTTTTGGTTGATTAGTGattctttgaaatcaaaaatattatctaCTAAAGAGACCcaagaattcaattttgtaATAAAGACAGATGCGGAATTAataagaattattgaaaacgAGCCGAAAGAAAATCAAACTTTCTATAaattattggatatatATTTGGTCTCGACCTTATCGAAATTGTCTACAGATTCGAGAGCACAAGTCAGAGACGGTGCGATCCAAACTTTCTTCCAGATTATAGATGTTCATGGAAGTTTGTTGCCATCATGGGATTTAATTTATGAAATAGTATTGCCAACCTTACTTAACCTTGAAATCGATTTGGACAATTCCAAGTTTAACAAGAAGGAATGGATCGAGagtttaaatttaattctcTCGGGATTAGTTTCATTATATGGAAAGTTTATGATGGACTTTGGCCATAGTGAACGTCAGCAAACTTTAAAATACTTCTGGGAAGGACTTATAAAGTACTTCAATAGGCTCCTTGGCTTGAAATGGGTAGActtaaatttgaaaagttttaaATCATTTCATGACTTATTGGTTCCATTTGACAATATTCCTAATACTGACACCGAGGAGGTTAGGAGTTTattgtttgaattttggGTTAATGTTCCGGTGGAATATGATTTTGTGAATCCGTTATACCAAGACTCCTTATCGAACTTGATGAAATGTTTCCCACCATTATACAAGATTATCAAGGATTCATTAGACGTTGAAAAAATCAACactataataaatatgcTTAATAGGTGTGCAAGATATCCGGTTTTACCTAGTGCTCATTTGGATAATGTCAGACCATCTCAGTTACAAAAATCGgtaattgataatttagaGTGTATTGACCTGAAGGATCCATACGTGAGATCATGTGTTATTCAGCAGTTGAGTAGTATAGTTGTATATCCGTTTGGAACAAAGATGAGAATTGAACAAAAATTGGGTGCTAAATTGAAAGACAAGGTAACGATTCCAACTTTCATAGCAGTAAGTCATTTGTCAATGCTATTGTTGAGAGAAAAGTTAAACGAGGTGGACGATTATAAGATTCTATTAAAAGAGAAGACCATCAGCAGACTTTTCAAGTCTCTATTAGAGGTAATTAAAATGAAAGCAACCGGGATAGAAAAACGAGATTATACACCGTTATGGATAGAGGCAAATCATGTTTTGAAGTTCATAACAAGCAAGCTTGTTAAGGACAACTTAGCACATCTTCGTGATGATCAAAATGCAACAGAACTATGGAAGTTGATTATAACAGGAGTCAATATCTGCTTCGAAAGCGAAACAGACCCTCAACAAGAGACTGTAAATATCAATCAGTACTTTGAGTTGAGTGACATTGTATTACCAGCATTGATGACAGATACCAAGAACGAAACGTTGATGATTGACTTCATCGAAAACGTCTACCACAAATCCTTTTTATACAAAAACAACGATATAGAGGATTCAATCCAGTCCTCGACTGATACAATCTCAGAATTCACCTCAGCTTTAGCTaacttcaattttgatacTTCCTTTGGCAGTGCGAAGACGCTTGACATCTATTCCAATAGAAAAACTAGAGTAATGTGCCTACAGGAACTCATAAAGTTTTCCCATCTGAACGTGGACTCGACCAAAGGACTCCGCGAGCTCAGTTTGCAATATTTCGTGTGTAGAGCTGCGTTCATCTTCAGACGGTTTATATCCGAGCAAATGCTTCTCCACAAGTCCCCCTTTCCCAAAATACAACAAGAAGAGCTACTTATTGCCATGGACGGGATTCTTGGTGTCCAGAAAACCCTTCGAACTCCGGAAGACGGGGAAATCTTCGATGTTCTCTATGTATTGTTAACGAAGTCCATCCCATTCGCTTCCAGAATCGATCGTCTAGACTCCATGCTTGCAATCGCCTTACAAAGCTTCTCCCGTCGTTCTTCCTAG